A single Candidatus Rokuibacteriota bacterium DNA region contains:
- a CDS encoding polyhydroxyalkanoate synthesis regulator DNA-binding domain-containing protein, with product MAYVVKRYSNRKLYDTQESRYVTLEELEEMIRAGKEISVVDVSTGEDLTSVTLAQIILENERSHRAALPTAFLHQLIKHGEAWQDFVQKSLRGSLESIMTSQREADRVFREWAARAGWLPAQPSGSPTEKKAAPPAEPAAEADTLKSEVTALREQLRALEERLERRREK from the coding sequence ATGGCGTACGTGGTCAAGCGGTACTCCAACCGCAAGCTCTACGACACGCAGGAGAGCCGCTACGTCACCCTGGAGGAGCTGGAGGAGATGATCCGCGCGGGCAAGGAGATCTCCGTCGTGGACGTGTCCACCGGCGAGGACCTCACCTCCGTCACGCTCGCGCAGATCATCCTGGAGAACGAGCGGAGCCACCGGGCGGCGTTGCCCACGGCCTTCCTGCACCAGCTCATCAAGCACGGCGAGGCCTGGCAGGACTTCGTGCAGAAATCGCTCAGGGGGAGCCTCGAGTCCATCATGACGAGCCAGCGGGAAGCCGACCGGGTCTTCCGGGAGTGGGCCGCCCGGGCGGGGTGGCTGCCGGCCCAGCCGTCGGGGAGCCCCACGGAGAAGAAGGCCGCTCCGCCCGCGGAGCCGGCGGCGGAGGCCGATACGTTGAAGAGCGAGGTGACGGCCCTGCGGGAACAGCTCCGGGCGCTGGAAGAGCGTCTGGAACGGAGGCGGGAGAAGTGA
- a CDS encoding M48 family metalloprotease has protein sequence MGLGILPVSAINLGVAPHPTCKFSLLVTEGALATLPREELQAALAHEIGHVELGHFAARKARRVAERETKQKIDDTGSTGGAVATAIPIIGPLVVLGIMGMQVAAETSAEGRYRGYDREEELAADRFALDLLSRLPEPGRCRALLALLARLERERKASPWSDWLSTHPSPGARLETARGACA, from the coding sequence GTGGGGCTGGGCATACTGCCTGTGAGCGCCATCAACCTGGGCGTGGCTCCGCACCCGACGTGCAAGTTCAGCTTGCTGGTCACCGAGGGGGCGCTGGCGACGCTGCCGCGAGAAGAGCTGCAGGCGGCGCTCGCCCACGAGATCGGCCATGTGGAGCTCGGCCACTTCGCCGCCCGCAAGGCGCGCCGGGTGGCGGAGCGTGAGACGAAGCAGAAGATCGACGACACGGGGTCCACCGGGGGCGCCGTGGCCACGGCCATCCCCATCATCGGGCCGCTCGTGGTGCTGGGAATCATGGGGATGCAGGTGGCGGCCGAGACCTCAGCCGAGGGCAGGTACCGCGGCTATGACCGGGAGGAAGAGCTCGCGGCCGACCGCTTCGCCCTCGACCTCCTGAGCCGCCTGCCGGAGCCCGGCCGCTGCCGGGCCCTGCTCGCCCTCCTCGCCAGGCTCGAGCGTGAGCGCAAGGCCTCGCCGTGGAGCGATTGGCTCAGCACCCACCCGAGCCCCGGGGCCCGCCTGGAGACGGCGAGGGGAGCCTGCGCATGA
- the fabG gene encoding 3-oxoacyl-[acyl-carrier-protein] reductase, producing the protein MQLKARTALVTGASRGIGRAIALALAEEGADVAVNFVSSEESAKQVVEQIQKMGRRAMLAQADVADYPDTYRMAQDVIREFGHLDILVNNAGITSDKTFTKMDHASWKRVVDINLGGVFNCTKVFIDQMLKQKYGRVVNITSVIGQIGNFGQANYAASKAGVAAFTKSLAKELAAKNITVNAVAPGFTETDMVDAIPEKVKQRLLEQIPMKRFGKSEEVARACVYLCSADGDYITGAELSINGGLFM; encoded by the coding sequence ATGCAGCTCAAGGCACGGACTGCCCTCGTGACCGGAGCATCCCGCGGCATCGGCCGGGCCATCGCCCTGGCCCTTGCCGAAGAAGGCGCCGACGTGGCCGTGAACTTCGTCTCGAGCGAGGAGTCGGCGAAGCAGGTGGTCGAGCAGATCCAGAAGATGGGGCGGCGGGCCATGCTCGCCCAGGCCGACGTGGCCGACTACCCGGACACCTACCGCATGGCACAGGACGTGATCCGGGAGTTCGGCCACCTCGACATCCTCGTCAACAACGCCGGCATCACCTCGGACAAGACCTTCACCAAGATGGACCACGCGTCGTGGAAGAGGGTCGTCGATATCAACCTGGGCGGCGTCTTCAACTGCACCAAGGTCTTCATCGACCAGATGCTGAAGCAGAAGTACGGGCGGGTGGTGAACATCACGTCCGTGATCGGCCAGATCGGCAACTTCGGCCAGGCCAACTACGCCGCGTCCAAGGCGGGCGTCGCCGCCTTCACCAAGTCGCTGGCGAAGGAGCTGGCCGCGAAGAACATCACCGTGAACGCCGTGGCGCCGGGCTTCACCGAGACGGACATGGTCGACGCCATCCCGGAGAAGGTGAAGCAGCGGCTGCTGGAGCAGATCCCCATGAAGCGCTTCGGGAAGTCCGAGGAAGTCGCCCGGGCCTGCGTGTACCTGTGCTCGGCCGACGGCGACTACATCACGGGGGCCGAGCTCTCCATCAACGGCGGCCTGTTCATGTGA